Within the Caldilineales bacterium genome, the region CCTGTGGCAAAGGCCCGGCGTTCGGGGCATCGCGGATGGCGGGAACCGTGTCGAGCACCTCGTCCACGCGCTTGGCTGAAGCGATGCCGCTGGCCCACACGTTGGACAGCATGGTCATCAACGTCAGCGGGGTTAGCGTCGTTAACAGGTAATTGGTGAAGGCTACGATCTGCCCGACCGTCAGATCGCCGCGTGCGGCCTGCAGGCCCCCGGCCCAGATTACCACCACCAGCCCGGCATTGACGCACAGCGTCAACGCCGGCGACATCGTGGCCATGAAACGCATCACTTGCGAAGAATAATCGGTGTAGGCCTGGTTGGCCACATCGAAGCGCTCGCCTTCGAAGTCGGCGCGCACAAAGGCTTTCACCAACCGAGCCCCGGCGATGTTCTCCTGCAACACCGTGTTCAGCCGATCCAGCCGCTGCTGCACCGCCCGGAACAGCGGCTCCATCCGCACCACAAAGAACACGATCACGACGGATGTGATCACCAGCAAGGGGAGCATGGTCAGCGCCAGGCCGCGGCTGGTATTGAACATGAGGATGAGGCTGCCGATCATGAGCAGCGGCGCCCGCGTGCCAATGCGCAGCGAAACCTGCACGAGCCGCTGAACGGCGCTGGCATCGCTGGTGAGGCGCACCAGCAATTGGCCGGTCGTCATACGGTCCAGATCGCCGAAGGCAAAAGTCTGGATTCTTATGAAGAGGGCTTCGCGCAGATCGCGGGCCACGCTTTCGCCCACCCGCACCGAATAGAAATTATTGGCGACCGCAATGAGGGTGCTGCATATCGAGATGCCCAGCATCAACAGGCCCGTGTGGATGACCACCTGCTGATTCTGTTTGAAGATGCCCTCATCGATGATACGCTGGATCAGGCGGGGGATCGACAAGTCCAGGAACACCAATGTCGTCAGCAGCAGCAACGCCATCGCCGACGCCCGCCAATAGGGCTTCACAAACGAAAGCACACGGCGGATGTGGCTCATTTCAGCTTCGCGCGAGCAAGCCCCGCGCCCTCTGTGCCTGCCCGTTGTCGCAGAAAAGCCGTCCCGCGCACACGCCAGCCTGCCCGCGCCGTGTGCTGGCTACCGAAAGACGAGGATTGTCGCCCGTTTTGTCAGCCGCCTGCGCAGCCGATGGCAAGTTCAATGTGGCAAACACAAAACGCATTGTACGACAACCGCTGCTGGCAGCCAATCCTGCACAATCTCATGCACGAGCAGGCTACCG harbors:
- a CDS encoding ABC transporter ATP-binding protein/permease, whose product is MSHIRRVLSFVKPYWRASAMALLLLTTLVFLDLSIPRLIQRIIDEGIFKQNQQVVIHTGLLMLGISICSTLIAVANNFYSVRVGESVARDLREALFIRIQTFAFGDLDRMTTGQLLVRLTSDASAVQRLVQVSLRIGTRAPLLMIGSLILMFNTSRGLALTMLPLLVITSVVIVFFVVRMEPLFRAVQQRLDRLNTVLQENIAGARLVKAFVRADFEGERFDVANQAYTDYSSQVMRFMATMSPALTLCVNAGLVVVIWAGGLQAARGDLTVGQIVAFTNYLLTTLTPLTLMTMLSNVWASGIASAKRVDEVLDTVPAIRDAPNAGPLPQASLGRIALDRAVFHYDGHGQEPVLRGISLAVEPGQTVAILGATGAGKSSLVNLVPRFYDTTAGRVLVDDIDVRDLQQDSLLQQIAIVPQETVLFSGAVRDNIRYGVPDASDEEVFAAATAAQAHDFILALPKGYDTHIEERGVNLSGGQKQRIAIARALLTRPRILILDDSTSSVDVETETKIQDALKAQMGQHTSLVVAQRISTVLNADKIVVLEDGRIVGEGTHQELMRTCPIYQEIYESQLGSGPVVEPGPAAGRPAP